The following coding sequences are from one Dermacentor silvarum isolate Dsil-2018 chromosome 4, BIME_Dsil_1.4, whole genome shotgun sequence window:
- the LOC119450372 gene encoding putative gamma-glutamylcyclotransferase CG2811 isoform X1, with protein sequence MEAAGAGAETHYVFVYGTLKMGETNHKVLTNPDNGRSTLVGQARTLKKWPLVLVSSYEIPCLLPCEGVGHEICGEVYQVDDRMLNVLDCLESHPHFYVRSQEDVMLLPPPKSTGASIEETTPPSENSSLTEAGDRRKAWIYFVRKFELELLSLPKVVRYTLKPGIEWPELICDKEQSQRFLDGAFQHFGASDSCSSG encoded by the exons ATGGAAGCTGCCGGAGCGGGAGCGGAGACGCATTACGTCTTTGTCTATGGAACTCTCAAGATGGGCGAGACGAACCACAAGGTACTGACGAACCCCGACAACGGCCGCTCTACGCTGGTTGGCCAGGCGAGGACACTCAAGAAGTGGCCGCTAGTTCTCGTGTCCTCGTACGAGATACCATGTCTGCTGCCCTGTGAAGGCGTGGGCCAC GAGATATGCGGCGAGGTTTACCAAGTGGATGACCGGATGCTGAACGTACTCGACTGCCTCGAGTCGCACCCACACTTCTACGTCAGGTCGCAGGAAGACGTCATGTTGCTGCCACCGCCGAAGTCGACCGGCGCGAGCATCGAAGAAACAACACCGCCATCCGAAAACTCATCATTGACAGAGGCCGGCGACAGGCGCAAAGCGTGGATCTACTTCGTGCGCAAATTCGAGCTAGAACTGCTCTCGCTACCGAAGGTGGTGCGCTACACCCTGAAGCCGGGCATCGAGTGGCCGGAGCTTATCTGCGACAAGGAGCAATCCCAACGTTTCCTGGACGGCGCGTTTCAACACTTCGGCGCAAGTGACAGCTGCAGCagcggctag
- the LOC119450372 gene encoding putative gamma-glutamylcyclotransferase CG2811 isoform X2: protein MEAAGAGAETHYVFVYGTLKMGETNHKVLTNPDNGRSTLVGQARTLKKWPLVLVSSYEIPCLLPCEGVGHEICGEVYQVDDRMLNVLDCLESHPHFYVRSQEDVMLLPPPKSTGASIEETTPPSENSSSTKAGDRRKAWIYFVRKFELELLSLPKVARYTLKPGIEWPELICDKEQSQRFLDGAFQHFGASDSCSSG from the exons ATGGAAGCTGCCGGAGCGGGAGCGGAGACGCATTACGTCTTTGTCTATGGAACTCTCAAGATGGGCGAGACGAACCACAAGGTACTGACGAACCCCGACAACGGCCGCTCTACGCTGGTTGGCCAGGCGAGGACACTCAAGAAGTGGCCGCTAGTTCTCGTGTCCTCGTACGAGATACCATGTCTGCTGCCCTGTGAAGGCGTGGGCCAC GAGATATGCGGCGAGGTTTACCAAGTGGATGACCGGATGCTGAACGTACTCGACTGCCTCGAGTCGCACCCACACTTCTACGTCAGGTCGCAGGAAGACGTCATGTTGCTGCCACCTCCGAAGTCGACCGGCGCGAGCATCGAAGAAACAACACCGCCATCCGAAAACTCATCATCGACAAAGGCCGGCGACAGGCGCAAAGCGTGGATCTACTTCGTGCGCAAATTCGAGCTAGAACTGCTCTCGCTACCGAAGGTGGCGCGCTACACCCTGAAGCCGGGCATCGAGTGGCCGGAGCTTATCTGCGACAAGGAGCAATCCCAACGTTTCCTGGACGGCGCGTTTCAACACTTCGGCGCAAGTGACAGCTGCAGCagcggctag